A DNA window from Longimicrobiaceae bacterium contains the following coding sequences:
- a CDS encoding sugar phosphate isomerase/epimerase, translating to MHLSMHNWMRAEPVDVTIRRLARYGYESIEISGEPDLTDTKEVRRLLQENGLRCWGSVTLMFAGRNLLAKDEQERANSVKYVKDTITMVKEMGGEVITVVPCTVGKIVPDATPEEEWQWAVESMKECYEHGLREGIRIAIEPLNRFETYFLNRGAQALALAEATGPECGVCLDAFHINIEESDPYAAIRQVGKRLTTFHVADNNRMPAGHGTWDWPKLIATLREVGYDGALTAEFVAPIDRTPANPYPHAIETEPVNISPEQLKFIREHGSSLLSERFYDWLVEENAKTLLPLIRDGAAAPSATAAASVRG from the coding sequence GCGGTGAGCCGGATCTCACGGACACGAAGGAGGTGCGTCGGCTGCTGCAGGAGAACGGGCTGCGTTGCTGGGGGTCGGTTACGCTGATGTTCGCCGGCCGAAACCTGCTGGCCAAGGACGAGCAGGAGCGGGCGAACTCGGTGAAGTACGTGAAGGACACGATCACGATGGTGAAGGAGATGGGTGGTGAGGTGATCACCGTCGTGCCGTGTACGGTCGGCAAGATCGTCCCCGACGCCACCCCCGAGGAGGAGTGGCAATGGGCCGTCGAGAGCATGAAAGAGTGCTACGAGCACGGGCTGCGCGAGGGAATCCGCATCGCGATCGAGCCGCTCAACCGCTTCGAGACCTACTTCCTGAACCGTGGCGCCCAGGCGCTGGCCCTCGCCGAGGCTACGGGCCCCGAGTGCGGCGTCTGCCTCGACGCGTTCCACATCAACATCGAGGAGTCCGACCCCTACGCAGCCATCCGCCAGGTCGGTAAGCGACTCACCACCTTCCACGTGGCCGACAACAACCGGATGCCCGCCGGCCACGGGACCTGGGACTGGCCGAAGCTCATCGCGACCCTGCGCGAGGTGGGCTACGACGGGGCCCTGACCGCCGAGTTCGTGGCGCCCATCGATCGCACCCCGGCGAACCCCTATCCCCACGCGATCGAGACCGAGCCGGTCAACATCTCCCCGGAGCAGCTGAAGTTCATTCGCGAGCACGGCAGCAGCCTGTTGAGCGAGCGGTTCTACGACTGGCTCGTCGAGGAGAACGCCAAGACGCTGCTTCCGCTGATCCGCGACGGCGCGGCCGCGCCGAGCGCGACTGCCGCCGCGAGCGTCCGTGGGTAA
- a CDS encoding HEAT repeat domain-containing protein, with protein sequence MKRLAIILLPLLGVAALAFRQLPPQDEVEFTVPEGFAVEEVYAPVKAGTVVAITFDSEGRLVVARENGPIVTLLDNNGDGVIDAERAFTDSSMVIASQGLVFDGPDLIVAGRSRRGTGLFRVPDANRDGVGDSAQLIELSTGDIQEHGPHAVFFGPDGYLYWAQGNFSYIYGTPSPLSPVREWENGSLLGRDDARGFGSAYTGGPGGNFMRRDLARHARPTPQDGRGFGQGGARRDQWELFAMGFRNQYDGAFNLMGELFTFDSDMEWHRDAPWYRPTRTIHVVPGGDFGYREGSHVHPEYFFDHPPAVEGQGRGSPTGVTIYNSYAYPAEYWDMVLQADWSRGRIVGSRITKEGASYRSESSNFVYGEPLNVTDVEVGPDGNVYFSLGGRNTSGGIYRVVYRGNEAMGRPAANTPLDSVLTLPQPRSAFSRQTAREIKERMGDAEWQQALTAEVRNTSAAPERRVRAMELLQVFGPGMDENTLGPLTQDSAWEVRAAAAYYLGMKSSQSARRLLVAQLRDNDPFVQRRAAEALLRSGVNPLVEAPLDPVQDVFPLLGSQDRFVRYAGRQLLQAIDPNQWAEAAFALDQYPQATEALLAYVEILDDADVWKVTRLARRELELLRQNPAEDALLDLVRLIERTTLKDHGVRNYSAAPSRAGVGALPPPGVEPAASGGGRRGGGEGSVQMQIGDLLLGRFPAADSLLNREIARVLAYWQVPGTIEKLTAELDNPANGREQQIHYAEMLSAVEEGWDAQSIERMASWLEKVYREDWRGGASFAGSINRIRDDFLAYVPPDEREELAARIEAAQPQMAAAQSARGFGNVSISEEELFEELVYNPNIREGDPAGGVAAFEQALCTSCHTFGPIGREFGPDLTTVNQRFSRRDLVRAVVFPNETVSDLWQVEEITRRNGQTVSGTIYREDATTVVVQIPGTTQQVSIPKSEIVSRRRSEKSPMPEGLLNQLNGAQRRDLFLLLEAGPSAIPDSALTRLGVSR encoded by the coding sequence ATGAAGCGGCTCGCGATCATCCTGTTACCCCTTCTCGGCGTGGCCGCCCTCGCGTTCCGCCAGCTCCCGCCGCAGGACGAGGTGGAGTTCACCGTTCCCGAGGGCTTTGCCGTCGAGGAGGTGTACGCGCCCGTCAAGGCGGGCACGGTCGTGGCCATCACCTTCGACAGTGAGGGTCGGCTGGTCGTCGCACGCGAGAACGGACCGATCGTCACGCTGCTGGACAACAACGGCGACGGCGTGATCGACGCGGAGCGGGCCTTCACCGACTCTTCCATGGTAATCGCCAGTCAGGGCCTCGTCTTCGATGGACCCGATCTCATCGTGGCCGGGCGCTCGCGGCGGGGCACCGGCCTCTTCCGGGTGCCGGATGCGAACCGGGACGGCGTGGGCGATTCCGCCCAGCTGATCGAGCTGTCCACCGGCGACATCCAGGAGCACGGACCGCACGCCGTCTTCTTCGGGCCCGACGGCTATCTCTACTGGGCGCAGGGCAACTTCTCGTACATCTACGGCACCCCGTCACCTCTGTCGCCGGTTCGCGAGTGGGAAAATGGCAGCCTGCTCGGCCGCGACGACGCGCGCGGCTTCGGCTCGGCCTACACGGGCGGACCCGGGGGCAACTTCATGCGGCGTGATCTGGCCCGGCACGCGCGCCCAACTCCCCAGGACGGCCGCGGGTTCGGGCAGGGCGGTGCGCGACGCGATCAGTGGGAGCTGTTCGCCATGGGCTTCCGCAACCAGTACGACGGGGCCTTCAATCTGATGGGGGAGCTGTTCACCTTCGACTCCGACATGGAGTGGCATCGTGATGCTCCCTGGTACCGCCCCACTCGGACGATCCACGTGGTCCCGGGCGGCGACTTCGGGTATCGCGAGGGCTCCCACGTCCACCCGGAGTACTTCTTCGACCACCCGCCGGCGGTCGAAGGGCAGGGACGCGGCTCGCCCACCGGCGTCACCATCTACAACTCGTACGCCTACCCTGCCGAATACTGGGACATGGTCCTGCAGGCGGACTGGTCCCGCGGCCGCATCGTCGGCAGCCGCATCACCAAGGAGGGCGCAAGCTACCGCTCCGAGAGCAGCAACTTCGTCTACGGCGAGCCCCTCAACGTGACCGACGTGGAAGTGGGGCCGGACGGCAACGTCTACTTCTCGCTGGGCGGCCGGAACACCTCGGGCGGCATCTACCGGGTGGTCTATCGTGGCAACGAAGCGATGGGGCGCCCCGCGGCGAATACTCCGCTGGATAGCGTCCTCACCCTGCCGCAGCCGCGCTCGGCGTTCAGCCGCCAGACGGCGCGCGAAATCAAGGAGCGGATGGGCGACGCGGAGTGGCAGCAAGCGCTCACCGCGGAAGTTCGCAACACCTCCGCGGCGCCCGAGCGGCGGGTGCGCGCCATGGAGCTCCTGCAGGTCTTCGGGCCGGGGATGGACGAGAATACCCTGGGGCCCCTGACGCAGGATTCCGCGTGGGAGGTCCGCGCTGCCGCCGCCTACTACCTGGGCATGAAGAGCAGCCAGTCGGCGCGCCGCCTCCTCGTCGCCCAGTTGCGTGACAATGACCCGTTCGTCCAGCGCCGCGCGGCCGAGGCGCTCCTGCGCAGCGGGGTGAACCCGCTGGTAGAGGCGCCGCTGGATCCGGTGCAGGACGTCTTTCCGCTCCTGGGCAGCCAGGACCGCTTCGTCCGTTACGCAGGTCGCCAGCTGCTCCAGGCGATCGATCCCAACCAGTGGGCGGAAGCGGCGTTCGCGCTCGACCAGTATCCGCAGGCAACCGAGGCGCTGCTGGCCTACGTCGAGATCCTCGACGATGCCGACGTCTGGAAGGTGACGCGTCTGGCCCGACGCGAGCTGGAGCTGCTGCGGCAGAACCCGGCCGAGGACGCGCTGCTCGACCTCGTGCGGCTCATCGAGCGCACGACGCTGAAGGATCACGGCGTTCGCAACTATTCCGCGGCGCCGTCCAGGGCAGGGGTCGGCGCGCTGCCCCCGCCCGGCGTGGAACCGGCCGCCAGCGGTGGTGGACGCCGCGGAGGCGGGGAGGGAAGTGTGCAGATGCAGATCGGCGACCTGCTGCTGGGGCGCTTCCCCGCCGCCGATTCCCTGCTGAACCGCGAGATCGCGCGGGTGCTGGCCTACTGGCAGGTGCCCGGAACCATTGAGAAGCTCACGGCGGAGCTCGACAACCCGGCCAATGGTCGCGAGCAGCAGATCCACTATGCGGAGATGCTGAGCGCGGTCGAGGAGGGGTGGGACGCGCAGTCGATCGAGCGGATGGCCAGCTGGCTGGAGAAGGTCTATCGCGAGGATTGGCGCGGAGGGGCCAGCTTCGCCGGCTCCATCAACCGCATCCGCGACGATTTCCTCGCCTACGTACCGCCCGATGAGCGGGAGGAGCTCGCCGCCCGCATCGAGGCCGCACAGCCGCAGATGGCCGCGGCGCAGAGCGCGCGGGGATTCGGCAACGTGAGCATCTCCGAGGAGGAGCTATTCGAGGAGCTGGTCTACAACCCGAACATTCGCGAGGGCGACCCGGCGGGTGGAGTGGCAGCGTTCGAGCAGGCGCTCTGCACGAGCTGCCACACCTTCGGTCCCATCGGGCGCGAGTTCGGCCCCGACCTCACCACCGTCAACCAGCGATTCAGCCGCCGCGACCTGGTGCGCGCGGTGGTCTTCCCGAACGAGACGGTGTCCGATCTCTGGCAGGTGGAGGAGATCACCCGGAGGAACGGGCAGACGGTGAGCGGAACGATCTACCGGGAGGACGCGACCACGGTGGTGGTGCAGATTCCGGGGACGACCCAGCAGGTCAGCATTCCGAAATCGGAGATCGTGTCCCGTCGGCGGTCGGAGAAATCGCCGATGCCTGAAGGCCTACTCAACCAGCTCAATGGCGCACAGCGACGCGACCTGTTCCTGCTGCTCGAGGCGGGGCCATCCGCCATTCCCGACTCGGCGCTGACGCGGCTGGGCGTGAGCCGCTGA
- a CDS encoding Tm-1-like ATP-binding domain-containing protein, whose translation MGKRVVLVGTLDTKGREFAYVRDRLQDLGLETTVVDIGILGEPLGIEPDIDHAEVARHGDTTIEELQRAGSRGRAVAGMRDAVRALVLSLYREGQLDAIFGMGGAEGAVMAAAAMMALPVGVPKVLLSPIASGKHYFDPLVGTSDIMVVHTVVDILGLNPVACTVFDNAAAALKGLVEDGRRGLPPPDPNGRYVAVTMLGNTTRAVMALKDRLAEHGYEAVIFHSNGVGGPAMEELAEAGQFVGVIDYTTNEVNDPMVGGIHDGGPDRLRRIGRAGIPQVVVPGCIDFSVFHAGAIPPALQDRPVYDHNPEYTLVRTSREEMVELGRIFGERLGEAKGPVRVVVPTRGLSIPNVPGGPFWDVESDAAFLESLRASLPSNIPIETIDMHVNDPAFGAKVADRFVQLLDQERK comes from the coding sequence GTGGGTAAGCGGGTCGTACTGGTCGGTACGCTCGATACCAAGGGGCGGGAATTCGCCTACGTGCGCGATCGTCTCCAGGACCTCGGCCTGGAGACGACCGTGGTGGATATCGGCATCCTGGGCGAGCCCCTGGGGATCGAGCCGGACATCGACCACGCCGAGGTGGCTCGCCACGGCGACACCACGATCGAGGAGCTGCAGCGGGCGGGAAGCCGCGGGCGCGCCGTAGCCGGGATGCGGGACGCCGTGAGGGCGCTCGTCCTCTCGCTTTACCGGGAAGGACAGCTGGACGCCATCTTCGGCATGGGGGGCGCCGAAGGAGCGGTGATGGCTGCCGCCGCCATGATGGCGCTCCCCGTCGGGGTGCCCAAGGTGCTGCTCTCCCCGATCGCTTCGGGCAAGCACTACTTCGACCCGCTGGTGGGCACCAGCGACATCATGGTCGTCCACACCGTGGTCGACATCCTCGGGTTGAATCCGGTGGCCTGCACCGTGTTCGACAACGCGGCGGCGGCGCTCAAGGGGCTGGTGGAGGACGGCAGGCGGGGCCTGCCTCCGCCCGATCCGAACGGCCGCTACGTCGCCGTGACCATGCTCGGCAACACCACCCGCGCAGTGATGGCGTTGAAGGACCGCCTCGCCGAGCACGGTTACGAGGCCGTGATCTTCCACTCCAATGGCGTGGGCGGTCCGGCCATGGAGGAGCTGGCGGAAGCCGGACAGTTCGTGGGCGTGATCGACTATACGACCAACGAGGTCAACGACCCGATGGTCGGTGGAATTCACGATGGGGGACCGGATCGATTGCGGCGCATCGGCCGCGCCGGGATCCCGCAGGTAGTGGTGCCCGGCTGCATCGATTTCAGCGTCTTTCACGCAGGGGCGATTCCGCCGGCGCTGCAGGATCGGCCGGTCTACGATCACAACCCCGAGTACACGCTGGTGCGGACCAGCCGGGAAGAGATGGTCGAGCTGGGGAGGATTTTCGGCGAAAGGCTGGGAGAGGCGAAGGGACCGGTGAGAGTGGTGGTCCCCACTCGCGGGTTGTCCATCCCGAACGTGCCCGGCGGCCCCTTCTGGGACGTCGAGTCAGACGCCGCGTTTCTCGAGTCGCTGCGGGCGTCGCTGCCGTCGAACATCCCTATCGAGACCATCGACATGCACGTGAACGATCCGGCCTTCGGCGCGAAGGTGGCGGATCGCTTCGTTCAACTACTCGATCAGGAGCGGAAGTAG
- a CDS encoding creatininase family protein → MAVQRELSAKAPPLTTGDEEFRSKFISWNLADLTYVDIREYLKQKDSILVPMASTEQHGPHLPLATDTITAVEVAARISEHIAVLHTPPIWAGYSPQHMHGPGEGRGTITLRSSTLLAVMYDVARSLIHHGFNRIHFINGHGSNVKVVDPILRKLRYETGALISFVKPYMENYTGLMEGLLENPPDETPGWHASELETSQDMAHNPALVRMERAEHTRAHIPDYLPRTFAKKDGMPDVEFEGYKYFTFPMDHHEFIESGTIGNPLRATAEKGEEAFRRFAEHCARGILELEKVPVEVKNREFVDRVL, encoded by the coding sequence ATGGCAGTCCAGCGTGAATTGTCGGCGAAGGCGCCTCCCCTGACCACGGGCGACGAAGAGTTCAGGAGCAAGTTCATCTCCTGGAACCTCGCCGACCTGACCTACGTGGACATCCGCGAGTACCTGAAGCAGAAGGATTCGATCCTGGTGCCGATGGCGAGCACCGAGCAGCACGGGCCGCACCTGCCGCTCGCCACGGACACGATCACCGCGGTCGAGGTCGCTGCGCGGATCTCCGAGCACATTGCGGTGCTCCACACGCCGCCGATCTGGGCGGGCTACTCGCCGCAGCACATGCACGGGCCCGGGGAGGGGCGGGGCACGATCACACTCCGCAGCAGCACCCTGCTCGCGGTGATGTACGACGTGGCTCGCAGTCTGATCCACCACGGCTTCAACCGCATCCATTTCATCAACGGACACGGTTCGAACGTCAAGGTGGTCGATCCGATCCTGCGCAAGCTGCGCTACGAGACGGGGGCGCTGATCAGCTTCGTGAAGCCGTACATGGAGAACTACACGGGGCTTATGGAGGGGCTGCTGGAGAATCCCCCCGACGAGACGCCCGGCTGGCACGCGAGCGAGCTGGAGACCTCGCAGGACATGGCCCACAACCCGGCCCTGGTGCGGATGGAGCGGGCGGAGCACACCCGCGCGCACATCCCCGACTACCTGCCGCGTACCTTCGCCAAGAAGGACGGCATGCCGGACGTGGAGTTCGAGGGCTACAAGTACTTCACCTTCCCGATGGACCACCACGAGTTCATCGAGAGCGGGACCATCGGCAATCCCCTGCGGGCGACGGCCGAGAAGGGCGAGGAGGCCTTCCGCCGCTTCGCCGAGCACTGCGCCCGCGGCATCCTCGAGCTCGAGAAGGTGCCGGTGGAGGTGAAGAACCGGGAGTTCGTGGATAGGGTGCTTTGA
- a CDS encoding DUF1080 domain-containing protein: MQHRFAPLFGSSLLLVALLAGCAGGPAPAGDGSQPVGLAQSLFNGRDLSGWNGDPRYWRVENGAIVGETTAENPLTQNTFIVWDGEPVENFTLRVDFRLTGGNSGIQYRSRILEGWSAGGYQADMDAANRYTGMLYEERGRGIIATRGQKVVIEPDGRFNVVGSVGDPEALGKAIDMSDWNTYEITAIGNHLVHKVNGRVTVDVLDNQVEERSMSGVLALQIHTGPPMKVEFKNITLTRLP; encoded by the coding sequence TTGCAACATCGTTTCGCACCCCTGTTTGGAAGCTCGCTCCTCCTCGTCGCTCTCCTCGCCGGCTGTGCCGGCGGCCCCGCACCGGCCGGGGACGGATCGCAGCCAGTTGGTCTGGCACAATCCCTTTTCAATGGCCGCGATCTGAGCGGCTGGAATGGGGATCCGCGCTACTGGCGCGTGGAGAACGGCGCCATCGTAGGAGAGACCACCGCCGAAAACCCCCTCACCCAGAATACTTTCATCGTCTGGGACGGCGAGCCGGTCGAGAACTTCACCCTCCGCGTCGATTTCCGCCTCACGGGCGGTAATTCCGGAATCCAGTACCGTAGCCGAATCCTGGAAGGCTGGTCGGCGGGCGGCTACCAGGCCGACATGGACGCCGCTAATCGCTACACGGGTATGCTCTACGAGGAGCGTGGCCGCGGCATCATCGCGACCCGTGGTCAGAAGGTCGTGATCGAGCCGGACGGCCGCTTCAACGTGGTGGGCTCGGTGGGCGATCCCGAGGCGCTCGGCAAGGCCATCGACATGTCGGACTGGAATACCTACGAGATCACCGCCATCGGCAACCACCTGGTTCACAAGGTGAACGGTCGGGTCACCGTGGACGTGCTGGACAACCAGGTCGAGGAGCGCAGCATGTCGGGTGTCCTCGCCCTGCAGATCCACACGGGGCCACCGATGAAGGTGGAGTTCAAGAACATCACGCTCACCCGGTTGCCGTAA
- a CDS encoding TonB-dependent receptor, with amino-acid sequence MERIELLLTCLVALALLAWSAGEAQGQATGQIAGRVTASDGAPLSGAAVAADGYGAITDADGRYTIAAVPAGTYTVRVSVIGYSEQTQEVTVTAGQTATANFQLTASAVELEGVVAVGYGTARTEDVTGAVASVRRENIENLPVAGATQALAAQIPGVQVATHTGAPGAGANIKVRGVSAIGAGGSPLYVVDGVPISPESAQGQNSFNMRNPLNDIPMQDIESITVLKDASAAAIYGSRAANGVVLITTKKGAANQGLQVDINAYTGWQTADMERFPELANATEFATFMNRRWRQLNPGRPLSEMPEEWQNPSQWGEGTNWFKEVLQTAPTQEFNVAVSGGTGRIRSYFSGGYYNQTGILLNSGYQRYSLRANLETNLTDRLTLGLNLAPSYSIRHLAEEGGNARSGGFGSTQHVWPTESPYDENGNLQPLVWGWVSGKTQPNPIIVLKEQVNDRRTLRTLASTYLNYEIFDGVQLRTSANVDWADTDVQTFRPSTIWGASGPSIPSGGYNTGTYLSLLNENTITIDRDLNESNRLQLLGGFTVQRESDTGANFNGQRFPDDDIQTLNAAETITGSTSESEWSMASVIGRLNYTLLDRYALTATLRADGSSRFGADNRWGTFPSAAFAWTLSEEPFMRDVTWVDAAKLRISYGLTGNNQIGNYPSLGVVNRSDYVFNGNVAPGRVLSTLQNPDLGWERSREVNVGLDATLFSGRVGLVADVYQRRTDNLLLSLELPVASGFGSVVANQGSIQNRGFEIGLNTVNVDNGRFNWQTNFNLSVNRNKALDLGASDTLRTGTSMEGANTHITVVGGPVGLFYGYRIIGVYSAEDIANPNVAKFAGAVEGDPMFKDVNGDGIIRQTEDFEVIGSPYPDFTWGMTNTARWGPFDLRVTVDGAVGGQRLNRNLATIENIDGPFNVTKKYVENMWISPDSTGDGFTPAAGNSSTTGRRMFRDVSNRWVEDADFVWIRNITLGWNLPENWILNARRARLNVSMQNPYIFSSFRGNPQTESNQLLSAGGSPNAPNLTPGVDNFSYPLPRVFTIGIDLGL; translated from the coding sequence ATGGAACGAATCGAATTACTGTTGACCTGCCTGGTCGCATTGGCGCTCCTGGCATGGTCAGCCGGGGAGGCGCAGGGGCAAGCGACGGGACAGATCGCCGGTAGGGTGACGGCCAGCGACGGCGCCCCGCTCTCGGGGGCGGCGGTCGCGGCGGACGGGTACGGTGCCATCACGGACGCTGACGGGCGCTACACCATCGCGGCGGTTCCGGCAGGCACTTACACGGTTCGGGTGAGCGTGATCGGGTACTCCGAGCAGACCCAGGAAGTCACCGTCACGGCCGGTCAGACCGCTACTGCCAATTTCCAGCTCACCGCCTCGGCGGTCGAGCTCGAAGGGGTGGTTGCGGTCGGTTACGGGACCGCTCGCACTGAAGACGTGACGGGCGCGGTCGCGTCGGTGCGGCGGGAGAACATCGAGAACCTGCCGGTGGCCGGTGCAACGCAGGCGTTGGCGGCCCAGATCCCCGGCGTCCAGGTGGCCACCCACACCGGAGCGCCCGGGGCCGGAGCGAACATCAAGGTGCGCGGCGTGTCGGCCATCGGCGCTGGCGGTAGCCCGTTGTACGTGGTCGACGGCGTGCCCATCAGCCCGGAGTCCGCTCAGGGGCAGAACTCCTTCAACATGCGGAATCCCCTGAACGACATCCCGATGCAGGACATCGAGTCGATCACGGTGCTGAAGGACGCTTCCGCGGCGGCGATCTACGGGTCGCGCGCGGCGAACGGGGTGGTGCTCATCACCACCAAGAAGGGTGCGGCCAACCAGGGGCTGCAGGTGGATATCAACGCCTACACCGGCTGGCAGACCGCCGACATGGAGCGGTTCCCGGAGCTCGCCAACGCTACCGAGTTCGCCACCTTCATGAACCGCCGGTGGCGGCAGCTCAACCCGGGGCGCCCGCTCAGCGAGATGCCCGAGGAGTGGCAGAACCCGTCGCAGTGGGGTGAGGGGACCAACTGGTTCAAGGAAGTGCTCCAGACCGCCCCCACGCAGGAGTTCAACGTGGCGGTGAGCGGGGGCACCGGTCGCATTCGCTCCTACTTCTCCGGCGGTTACTACAACCAGACGGGCATCCTCCTGAACTCCGGATACCAACGCTACAGCCTGCGTGCGAACCTCGAGACCAACCTGACCGATCGGCTGACCCTCGGCCTCAACCTCGCTCCCAGCTATAGCATCCGGCATCTGGCCGAGGAAGGCGGAAACGCTCGGTCTGGAGGCTTCGGCTCCACGCAGCACGTCTGGCCCACCGAATCGCCGTACGACGAGAACGGCAACCTGCAGCCGCTGGTGTGGGGATGGGTGTCGGGCAAGACACAGCCGAACCCGATCATCGTGCTGAAGGAGCAGGTGAACGACCGCAGGACGCTGCGGACTCTCGCCAGCACGTACCTGAACTACGAGATCTTCGACGGCGTGCAGCTGCGCACCAGCGCCAACGTCGACTGGGCCGACACCGACGTCCAGACCTTCCGGCCGTCTACCATCTGGGGCGCGAGCGGCCCCTCGATCCCCAGCGGCGGCTACAACACGGGGACCTACCTGAGCCTGCTCAACGAGAACACGATCACCATCGATCGCGATCTCAACGAGTCGAATCGGCTTCAGCTCCTGGGTGGCTTCACCGTCCAGAGGGAGTCGGACACAGGCGCGAACTTCAACGGTCAGCGCTTCCCCGACGACGACATCCAGACCCTGAACGCAGCCGAGACGATCACCGGGAGCACCAGCGAATCGGAGTGGTCGATGGCGTCGGTCATCGGGCGTCTGAACTACACGCTGCTCGATCGCTACGCGTTGACCGCGACCCTCCGCGCGGATGGATCCTCCCGCTTCGGCGCGGACAACCGGTGGGGCACCTTCCCGTCCGCGGCGTTCGCCTGGACACTGTCGGAAGAGCCGTTCATGCGCGATGTGACCTGGGTGGATGCTGCTAAGCTCCGCATCTCCTACGGACTCACCGGAAACAACCAGATCGGTAACTATCCGTCGCTCGGCGTAGTCAACCGGTCGGACTACGTCTTCAACGGCAACGTTGCTCCGGGGCGCGTGCTGAGCACCCTGCAGAACCCGGATCTGGGGTGGGAACGCTCCCGCGAGGTCAACGTGGGCCTCGACGCGACCCTTTTCTCCGGGCGCGTGGGTCTGGTAGCCGACGTCTACCAGCGGCGCACCGACAACCTGCTGCTGTCGCTGGAGCTGCCCGTCGCCTCCGGCTTCGGCTCCGTGGTCGCCAACCAGGGGTCGATCCAGAACCGGGGCTTCGAGATCGGCCTGAACACGGTCAACGTCGACAACGGGCGGTTCAACTGGCAGACGAACTTCAACCTCTCCGTGAACCGCAACAAGGCGCTGGACCTGGGCGCGAGCGATACGCTGCGCACCGGTACCAGCATGGAGGGAGCGAACACCCACATCACCGTAGTGGGCGGACCGGTCGGCCTCTTCTACGGCTACCGCATCATCGGCGTGTACAGCGCCGAGGACATCGCGAACCCGAACGTTGCCAAGTTCGCGGGCGCGGTGGAGGGCGACCCGATGTTCAAGGACGTCAACGGCGACGGGATCATCCGGCAGACGGAGGATTTCGAGGTCATCGGCAGCCCCTACCCGGACTTCACGTGGGGGATGACCAACACCGCTCGCTGGGGTCCGTTTGACCTGCGCGTGACCGTCGACGGTGCGGTCGGCGGGCAGCGGCTCAACCGCAACCTCGCCACCATCGAGAACATCGACGGTCCGTTCAACGTCACCAAGAAGTACGTCGAGAACATGTGGATCTCGCCCGACAGCACGGGCGACGGCTTCACCCCGGCAGCGGGCAACTCGTCCACCACCGGCCGCCGCATGTTCCGCGACGTGAGCAATCGCTGGGTGGAGGACGCGGATTTCGTCTGGATCCGCAACATCACGCTGGGCTGGAACCTGCCGGAGAACTGGATCCTCAACGCCCGGCGTGCGCGTCTGAACGTCAGCATGCAGAACCCCTACATCTTCTCCTCGTTCAGGGGGAACCCGCAGACGGAGTCGAACCAGCTGCTTTCGGCGGGGGGATCGCCCAACGCGCCGAACCTGACTCCGGGCGTGGACAACTTCAGCTACCCGCTGCCTCGGGTCTTCACCATCGGCATCGATCTGGGGCTATAG